A stretch of the Syntrophorhabdaceae bacterium genome encodes the following:
- a CDS encoding STAS domain-containing protein — MALVTTEKSDEKATVTISGELGILDGKELQRIFSILLKEYPSVAVSLEGVADVDLSALQFFCAAHKTALALKKHLSFTGPVPDVFFKMAADAGYDCQKGCAPDGGSTCLLIKGERDERQACNDR, encoded by the coding sequence ATGGCACTGGTAACAACTGAAAAATCAGACGAGAAGGCAACGGTTACGATCAGCGGAGAGCTCGGCATACTCGACGGCAAGGAATTGCAACGCATCTTCTCAATCCTGCTCAAGGAATATCCGAGCGTGGCAGTATCTCTGGAAGGTGTTGCCGATGTGGATCTGAGCGCGCTCCAGTTCTTTTGCGCAGCCCACAAAACGGCCCTCGCTCTGAAAAAGCATCTTTCTTTTACCGGCCCGGTTCCCGATGTGTTCTTCAAGATGGCTGCTGATGCAGGGTATGACTGTCAGAAGGGGTGTGCACCCGATGGAGGCAGCACATGTCTATTGATAAAGGGAGAGAGAGATGAGCGTCAGGCGTGTAATGACCGTTGA
- a CDS encoding response regulator, with the protein MSVRRVMTVDDSGSVRQMVSFTLRDAGYEVVEAVDGKDALSKLAGTQVHLVLTDLNMPNLDGMGLIKEMRANPAYKFLPIIMLTTESQDSKKQECKAAGATGWIVKPFKPEQLLTVVRRVLG; encoded by the coding sequence ATGAGCGTCAGGCGTGTAATGACCGTTGATGATTCGGGCAGCGTCAGGCAGATGGTGAGCTTCACCCTGAGGGATGCAGGATACGAGGTAGTTGAAGCGGTGGACGGGAAAGATGCGCTCTCAAAGCTGGCAGGTACCCAGGTTCACCTGGTGCTTACCGATCTCAACATGCCGAACCTCGACGGCATGGGGCTTATCAAGGAGATGAGGGCGAACCCTGCATATAAGTTTCTTCCCATAATAATGCTCACCACGGAATCACAGGATTCCAAAAAACAGGAATGTAAAGCCGCAGGGGCCACCGGCTGGATTGTGAAACCGTTCAAGCCGGAACAACTTTTGACCGTTGTAAGGAGGGTGCTCGGATGA